A region from the Corticium candelabrum chromosome 14, ooCorCand1.1, whole genome shotgun sequence genome encodes:
- the LOC134189585 gene encoding ganglioside GM2 activator-like codes for MRVLLVFLLCCRLMLSSDSKIATLEETLRYMSKLFSLGQPLSREQGQLFRWTNCSAISTAALKVNNGSVTPDPVPLPGNITASVGVTLTETLKSPLKAEVTLKKKLPVLGYTSIPCIDNVGSCTYDDLCALIPDSTGECGPPFSTYKLPCHCPFPAGSYYLPPIEIQLPSAGSIPSFLTNGDYYGQASLFDAAGHPVGCYEAYLSLKEE; via the exons ATGCGTGTCTTGCTTGTTTTTCTGCTCTGCTGTCGACTTATGCTGTCAAGTGACAGTAAGATAGCAACATTAGAAGAAACGCTGCGTTACATGAGCAAGCTCTTCTCATTGGGTCAACCACTGAGTAGAGAGCAGGGACAACTATTCCGATGGACAAATTGCA GTGCCATCAGTACAGCTGCATTAAAAGTCAACAATGGATCAGTCACCCCTGATCCTGTTCCTCTACCCGGTAACATCACCGCATCAGTAGGAGTGACACTAACAGAAACACTGAAGTCTCCTCTCAAAGCTGAAGTGACTCTGAAAAAGAAGTTGCCTGTCCTGGGATATACTTCAATTCCATGTATCGATAACGTCGGATCTTGCACCTATGATGATCTCTGTGCCTTAATTCCTGATAGTACTGGAGAATGCGGGCCTCCTTTCAGCACATACAAGCTACCGTGCCATTGTCCATTTCCAGCAGGATCCTACTACTTGCCTCCTATCGAAATTCAGCTTCCCAGTGCTGGCAGTATTCCAAGTTTCTTAACAAATGGTGATTACTATGGCCAGGCAAGCCTTTTTGATGCTGCAGGACATCCAGTTGGCTGCTATGAGGCTTACCTCTCACTGAAAGAGGAATAA
- the LOC134189584 gene encoding fatty acid hydroxylase domain-containing protein 2-like has protein sequence MKQQVEEEETTASQATLGGVVKKAAFMIIPILVVTIAARNSVVWHIEHFFGASRLLLTSIWLHLYALFDGDEKALTVWGTWISITLVFWLGASFFLALDLTTPAFIRPFKIQEDKNFPVDRKRLMKTLMVVVCNELLFIPFLWAMYYVMKWRGCTFKDELPTFQWFLIEFVVYLLIEEVGFYYSHRLLHHPLLYKSIHKVHHQWQAPLCIVGLYCHPVENLVSNAMPIMAGPLIMGSHLSTFWFWMAMAALNTLVSHCGYHLPFLFSNESHDYHHAKFNQNFGVLGILDYLHGTDAAFRESISYDRHFVLCGTTSAKELVPDREKQKSKCEIYDVCE, from the exons ATGAAACAGCAAGTGGAAGAGGAGGAGACAACAGCTAGCCAG GCTACTCTAGGAGGAGTGGTGAAGAAGGCTGCTTTCATGATTATTCCCATCTTAGTTGTTACGATAGCAGCCCGAAATTCCGTTGTATG GCACATTGAACATTTCTTTGGAGCTTCAAGGCTTCTTTTGACGTCAATATGGCTTCATCTGTATGCGTTGTTTGATGGAGATGAGAAGGCATTAACTGTTTGGG GGACATGGATTTCTATTACGTTGGTTTTCTGGCTTGGCGCTTCATTCTTCTTGGCTCTTGATTTGACGACACCGGCATTCATTCGTCCATTTAAAATACAGGAAGACAAGAACTTTCCA GTTGATCGAAAGAGGTTGATGAAAACCCTCATGGTTGTTGTATGTAATGAGTTGTTATTCATTCCTTTTCTATGGGCGATGTATTATGTAATGAAGTGGAGAGGATGCACATTTAAAGATGAGCTACCAACCTTCCAATGGTTCTTGATTGAATTTGTGGTGTATCTTCTCATTGAAGAAGTGGGTTTCTACTATTCTCACAG GTTACTGCACCACCCGCTTCTCTACAAGTCAATACATAAGGTGCATCATCAATGGCAGGCACCTCTGTGTATCGTTGGTCTCTATTGCCATCCAGTCGAAAACCTTGTGAGCAACGCTATGCCCATTATGGCGGGTCCTCTTATAATGGGATCTCATCTGTCTACATTTTGGTTCTGGATGGCGATGGCAGCTCTCAATACGCTCGTTTCTCACTGTGGATATCATCTTCCATTTCTTTTCTCCAACGAATCACATGACTATCATCATGCAAA GTTCAATCAGAACTTTGGTGTTCTGGGTATTTTGGATTATCTACATGGAACAGATGCAGCTTTTCGTGAAAGCATTTCGTATGATCGCCATTTTGTTCTTTGTGGAACAACATCAGCAAAGGAACTGGTACCAGACCGTGAGAAGCAAAAGTCTAAATGTGAAATATATGATGTCTGCGAGTGA